Proteins encoded together in one Balaenoptera ricei isolate mBalRic1 chromosome 2, mBalRic1.hap2, whole genome shotgun sequence window:
- the LOC132360767 gene encoding DNA-directed RNA polymerases I, II, and III subunit RPABC4-like, with the protein MDTQKDVQPPKRRLMIRICGECPTENEIKSRDPIRCRECKYRIIHKERTKRLVVSDAR; encoded by the coding sequence ATGGATACCCAGAAGGATGTGCAACCCCCAAAGCGGCGGCTGATGATACGTATCTGTGGAGAATGTcccacagaaaatgaaataaaatccagGGATCCAATCCGATGCAGAGAATGCAAATACAGAATAATACACAAGGAAAGGACTAAAAGACTGGTAGTTTCTGACGCTCGATGA